In Fimbriimonadia bacterium, a genomic segment contains:
- a CDS encoding ABC-2 family transporter protein, whose protein sequence is MRRYLRLYRAMVLASLQREIEFRANFWAKVAQNLVWMGFFIAILKVFYGQTDSIAGWSEGQSFLLFATCYMMGSVAGAVFGMSVVELPTMVRLGTLDYVLVKPVDSQFWVSVRLFNFDQVGTVAASFGLLAYGLRLENLSPSPHQVLVYVVLTVAALLLFYALQFVLMTLGIWLVRVENLWVVGESVFQVARFPLDIFPALLQKLFLYAIPLAFIATVPTRALWGQAETWVIWLGVGWSLAAVIACRWFWRFALRYYTSASS, encoded by the coding sequence GTGAGACGCTACCTGCGGCTGTACCGTGCTATGGTGCTCGCCAGCTTGCAGCGAGAGATCGAGTTTCGCGCCAACTTCTGGGCGAAGGTGGCGCAGAACCTGGTGTGGATGGGCTTCTTTATCGCGATTCTGAAGGTGTTCTACGGCCAGACCGACAGCATTGCAGGGTGGAGCGAGGGGCAATCGTTCCTGTTGTTCGCTACCTGCTACATGATGGGATCGGTGGCGGGAGCGGTATTCGGTATGTCCGTGGTGGAGTTGCCGACCATGGTGCGATTGGGCACGCTCGACTACGTGTTAGTGAAGCCGGTGGACAGTCAGTTCTGGGTGAGTGTCAGGCTGTTCAACTTCGACCAAGTGGGCACGGTGGCGGCATCATTCGGGTTGCTGGCGTATGGGCTCCGGCTGGAGAACCTGTCTCCGAGCCCGCACCAAGTGTTGGTATACGTCGTCCTGACGGTTGCGGCACTGCTACTATTCTATGCGTTGCAGTTCGTGCTGATGACGTTGGGGATATGGCTCGTTCGGGTCGAGAACCTCTGGGTGGTTGGTGAGTCGGTGTTTCAGGTGGCGCGGTTTCCGTTGGACATCTTCCCGGCGCTCCTGCAGAAGCTGTTCCTCTATGCGATTCCCCTCGCGTTCATTGCCACGGTGCCCACGCGTGCACTTTGGGGGCAGGCGGAGACGTGGGTGATTTGGTTGGGTGTGGGTTGGAGCCTCGCTGCGGTGATCGCTTGCCGCTGGTTCTGGCGCTTCGCCCTGCGCTACTACACCTCGGCGAGCAGCTAG